A genomic window from Quercus lobata isolate SW786 chromosome 10, ValleyOak3.0 Primary Assembly, whole genome shotgun sequence includes:
- the LOC115965829 gene encoding extradiol ring-cleavage dioxygenase — protein MDTFYISHGSPTLSIDDSIPARHFLKAWQEKGFCQRPKAILVISGHWDTAVPSVNVITGLNETIHDFYGFPKDMYKLKYPAPGAPELAKRVKELLMASEFKHVDEDRKRGLDHGAWVPLMLMYPEADIPVCQLSVQSDRDGTYHYKLGKALAPLKEEGVLIMGSGSATHNLRNIGGSSVPSWAMNFDTWLKDALLEGRYEDVNHWDEKAPSAKMAHPWPDHFYPLHVAMGAAGENAKAKTAHHSWDMGTLSYASYQFTTATS, from the exons ATGGACACGTTCTACATATCTCATGGATCGCCAACGCTGTCAATAGACGACTCGATTCCGGCGAGACATTTCTTGAAGGCGTGGCAGGAAAAAGGTTTCTGCCAGCGCCCAAAGGCCATTCTCGTTATCTCTGGACACTGGGACACCGCTGTCCCTTCCGTCAATGTCATCACCGGCTTAAACGAAACCATCCACGATTTCTATGGCTTCCCCAAGGATATGTACAAG CTCAAGTACCCAGCTCCGGGTGCTCCAGAATTGGCAAAGAGGGTAAAGGAACTGCTCATGGCATCAGAATTCAAGCATGTTGATGAGGATAGAAAACGAGGGCTTGACCATGGTGCATGGGTTCCCCTCATGTTAATGTATCCAGAGGCTGATATCCCAGTGTGTCAGCTCTCTGTTCAATCAGATAGAGATGGTACTTATCACTACAAGTTGGGCAAGGCATTGGCTCCTCTTAAGGAAGAAGGTGTCCTCATCATGGGTTCTGGAAGTGCTACTCACAACTTGAGGAACATTGGGGGCAGTTCTGTTCCTTCCTGGGCTATGAATTTTGATACCTGGCTTAAAGATGCTCTTCTTGAAGGAAG ATATGAAGATGTGAATCACTGGGATGAGAAGGCACCAAGTGCAAAAATGGCTCACCCTTGGCCAGATCACTTCTATCCATTGCATGTGGCCATGGGTGCTGCTGGTGAAAATGCCAAGGCCAAAACCGCCCACCACAGCTGGGACATGGGTACTCTTTCTTATGCCTCTTACCAGTTCACAACAGCCACCAGTTGA